From Schaalia sp. ZJ405, one genomic window encodes:
- a CDS encoding glycerate kinase, translating into MKIVIAPDSFKETMSAATVAHTMSQAVRSVWPHADCVEVPVADGGEGTTDSLIDALGGTREYVDTVDALGRPRTATYGWIPDQRLAVLEVAQAVGIEHIAPNERRPRQSGTAGVGLMLTQILTRQPRHLIIGLGGSATNDGGWGMCHALGVRAYTGDNTPIDPYAPLDLTHATRIDTSHIDPAWADVTITLACDVTNPLTGPTGATAVFGPQKGVQPKDIDAFDEALTQWGSLLDANDIAPVTTLPGAGAAGGLGAAFMGCLGATASPGVDTVLDAVNLDAHLSDADLVLTGEGSIDSQTRFGKTPWGVMQRARAHGIPTIAFAGNVAHDLDDLCDNGFTAIVPTVREVCDLPTALATARESLYESVAMMCQILNAASNVAGSGAVDSAEKPTGDVTLKGGRSC; encoded by the coding sequence ATGAAAATTGTTATTGCGCCAGATTCGTTTAAGGAAACAATGAGTGCCGCAACGGTCGCTCACACCATGTCTCAGGCTGTCCGCAGCGTCTGGCCGCACGCCGATTGCGTGGAAGTCCCCGTCGCTGACGGTGGAGAAGGAACAACAGACTCCCTGATTGACGCTCTCGGCGGTACCCGTGAATACGTCGACACCGTGGATGCGTTGGGCCGCCCACGAACTGCGACCTACGGGTGGATTCCTGACCAACGCCTCGCCGTCCTCGAAGTTGCCCAAGCCGTAGGAATCGAACATATCGCTCCGAATGAGCGTCGTCCTCGCCAATCCGGAACTGCTGGAGTTGGACTGATGCTCACCCAGATCCTCACGCGTCAGCCTCGTCACCTCATTATTGGATTGGGCGGAAGTGCCACCAACGATGGCGGGTGGGGGATGTGCCACGCCCTCGGGGTGCGTGCTTACACCGGAGACAACACGCCTATTGACCCATATGCACCCCTCGACCTGACACACGCCACCCGGATCGACACCAGCCACATCGACCCCGCGTGGGCGGATGTCACCATCACTTTGGCGTGCGACGTCACGAATCCTCTCACCGGCCCAACTGGTGCCACCGCGGTGTTTGGCCCACAAAAAGGAGTTCAGCCTAAGGACATTGATGCCTTTGACGAGGCACTCACTCAGTGGGGAAGTCTCCTCGATGCGAATGACATTGCCCCCGTGACCACCCTCCCCGGAGCCGGAGCTGCCGGGGGCCTCGGCGCCGCGTTCATGGGATGCCTGGGAGCTACCGCCTCACCCGGAGTCGATACCGTCTTGGATGCCGTCAACCTCGACGCGCATCTATCTGACGCTGACCTGGTACTCACCGGGGAAGGCTCCATTGACTCTCAGACGAGGTTCGGGAAAACCCCGTGGGGAGTGATGCAGCGAGCCAGAGCCCACGGTATTCCCACGATCGCTTTCGCGGGGAACGTTGCCCACGACCTTGACGACCTCTGCGACAACGGCTTCACCGCGATCGTCCCAACGGTGCGCGAAGTCTGTGACCTACCCACAGCCCTGGCAACCGCGCGCGAATCCCTCTATGAATCTGTGGCGATGATGTGCCAGATTCTTAACGCCGCATCGAATGTCGCGGGCAGCGGCGCGGTGGACTCAGCGGAAAAACCCACGGGGGACGTCACGCTGAAGGGCGGACGATCATGCTGA
- a CDS encoding MFS transporter: MSTQATTSLSLSHSEQSQLDLLTKKNFVKLMPLLVIVYIISFVDRTNIGMAKESLEASVGLSAASYGLGAGLFFLFYAVLEIPSNLILHKVGARFWIARIMITWGAISMLMAIVWNDISFYVLRILLGAAEAGLYPGIILYISYWFPQRYRARAIGIFLLGVSIANIVGAPLGGLLLQLDGFAGLEGWQWMFIIEGLPAILLAFAVWNYLPDKPQNAKWLTDEDRSLLQRILDSEDQGEGSKHNDLRALGPVLRDPILWVVVLAYFTHQIAVYSLSYFLPTIIHSYDATMSSLQVGLITAIPWIAAALGSWFLPKYAVGLKKSKMMASAGFLLVALGLTIAATTAGNMWIAVGGFFIAASQLFVIQSILFTFPQQRFSGAAQAGGVAFMNMCGLVGGFLGPTVMGALETSTGNKLSGLWFIIGAVIIGSLLVWLLKYRNNESPAVAERS, encoded by the coding sequence ATGAGTACACAGGCAACAACGTCGTTGTCTCTATCTCATTCAGAACAATCACAACTAGATCTCCTCACGAAGAAGAACTTCGTCAAACTGATGCCGCTTCTGGTGATCGTCTACATCATCAGCTTCGTCGATCGTACAAATATCGGAATGGCGAAAGAATCGTTGGAAGCCTCAGTGGGGCTATCAGCAGCATCGTATGGTCTGGGCGCTGGATTGTTCTTTCTGTTCTACGCCGTCCTTGAAATCCCTTCGAACTTGATCCTTCACAAAGTCGGAGCACGATTCTGGATCGCGCGAATCATGATCACCTGGGGCGCGATTTCCATGCTGATGGCAATCGTGTGGAATGACATTTCCTTCTACGTCCTGCGGATCCTGCTGGGTGCCGCCGAAGCCGGCCTCTACCCCGGTATCATTCTGTACATTTCATACTGGTTCCCTCAACGTTACCGCGCTCGCGCCATTGGGATCTTCTTGCTGGGGGTGTCGATTGCCAACATCGTCGGTGCCCCGTTAGGTGGTCTTCTGCTTCAGTTGGATGGCTTTGCTGGCCTAGAGGGATGGCAGTGGATGTTCATCATTGAAGGTTTGCCCGCTATTCTTCTGGCATTCGCTGTGTGGAATTATCTGCCTGACAAGCCACAAAATGCCAAGTGGCTCACCGATGAAGATCGTTCTCTGTTGCAGCGCATCCTGGATTCTGAAGATCAGGGTGAAGGTTCCAAGCACAACGATTTGCGTGCTCTCGGCCCCGTTCTGCGTGACCCGATCCTCTGGGTCGTGGTCCTGGCCTACTTTACACACCAGATCGCCGTCTATTCTCTGTCCTACTTCCTCCCGACGATTATTCATTCGTACGATGCAACAATGAGTAGCCTCCAAGTCGGTCTCATCACGGCAATTCCGTGGATCGCAGCTGCTCTAGGGTCTTGGTTCTTACCAAAGTACGCAGTCGGATTGAAGAAATCGAAGATGATGGCATCTGCCGGATTCCTCCTCGTCGCCCTCGGATTGACTATTGCCGCAACCACTGCTGGGAACATGTGGATCGCTGTAGGCGGATTCTTCATCGCAGCATCACAGTTGTTCGTCATCCAGTCCATTCTGTTCACCTTCCCACAGCAGCGTTTCTCCGGCGCGGCTCAGGCAGGCGGTGTGGCCTTCATGAACATGTGTGGTCTGGTTGGGGGATTCCTTGGACCCACGGTGATGGGCGCGCTCGAAACCTCAACAGGGAACAAACTTTCTGGACTCTGGTTCATCATTGGAGCGGTGATTATCGGTTCTCTCCTCGTGTGGTTGTTGAAGTACCGCAACAATGAATCACCCGCAGTTGCTGAGCGCAGCTGA
- a CDS encoding thiolase family protein, with the protein MEKVVIVDGARTAVGTFAGSLSATPNHLLGAAAMREAVSRSGISVETVDEVVVGCVGQVGGDAFLARRIALEAGVREDSTAFTVNRLCGSGLQALQSAAFELLSGDSRFVVAGGSENMSNQPFMDFDARHGWRMGNHSLVDGTLSLVTDPFGGYPMGVTAENVAQQFGISREDQDQFAALSQQRAADAQQRGVFAPEIVGVTVKEKKTERVFDVDEHLRPGTSGEKLARLRPAFREGGSVTAGNSSGINDAAAMLVMTTESVAQAEGLKPLGELVSFAKAGVRPEVMGFAPALAIPRALDKAGLSLADIDWIELNEAFAAQALAVIRDQNLNMDKTNPLGGAIALGHPVGATGAILSLRTLYNLRRTGKEFGLVSMCIGGGQGVAAIFKAL; encoded by the coding sequence GTGGAGAAAGTAGTCATTGTTGATGGTGCTCGCACCGCTGTCGGCACGTTCGCTGGGTCGTTATCGGCGACGCCAAATCACCTGTTGGGTGCGGCAGCGATGCGCGAGGCCGTGTCTCGCTCTGGCATCAGCGTTGAGACTGTTGACGAGGTTGTTGTTGGCTGTGTCGGTCAGGTGGGTGGGGACGCTTTCCTGGCTCGGCGAATCGCGTTAGAAGCGGGAGTCCGTGAAGATTCAACAGCGTTCACGGTGAATCGTCTGTGTGGTTCCGGGTTGCAGGCCTTACAGTCGGCGGCTTTTGAGTTGCTTTCAGGTGATTCACGGTTCGTGGTGGCGGGTGGTTCGGAGAACATGTCGAATCAGCCGTTCATGGACTTTGACGCTCGTCACGGGTGGCGCATGGGTAATCATTCGCTGGTGGATGGGACCTTGTCACTGGTGACGGACCCATTCGGCGGGTATCCGATGGGTGTGACCGCTGAGAATGTGGCGCAGCAGTTCGGGATTTCCCGTGAGGATCAAGATCAGTTCGCAGCGTTGTCGCAGCAACGTGCAGCTGACGCGCAGCAGCGCGGTGTGTTTGCTCCCGAAATCGTCGGTGTGACGGTGAAGGAGAAGAAAACGGAACGTGTTTTCGATGTGGATGAGCACCTTCGACCGGGCACATCGGGTGAGAAATTGGCTCGTCTACGTCCAGCGTTCCGTGAGGGCGGCTCTGTGACTGCCGGCAATTCGTCGGGCATCAATGATGCTGCGGCGATGTTGGTGATGACCACGGAGTCTGTGGCTCAGGCGGAGGGGTTGAAGCCGCTGGGCGAGTTGGTCAGTTTCGCGAAGGCAGGTGTGCGCCCTGAGGTCATGGGGTTTGCTCCAGCATTGGCGATTCCCAGGGCTTTGGACAAGGCAGGGTTGTCTTTAGCTGACATTGACTGGATCGAATTAAACGAGGCTTTTGCCGCTCAAGCTCTCGCTGTAATTCGAGATCAGAACTTGAACATGGACAAAACGAATCCGTTGGGTGGCGCAATTGCGTTGGGTCACCCAGTGGGGGCAACGGGAGCGATCCTGTCGTTGCGGACCTTGTATAACCTTCGCCGAACTGGCAAGGAATTTGGTCTCGTGTCCATGTGCATCGGCGGTGGACAAGGTGTCGCCGCCATTTTCAAAGCACTCTGA
- a CDS encoding CoA-transferase: MSFQRIEPSDVASLIPNGATVVGNGFTMMGVADEIYAQIEKSFLEKGSPNELTFVHAAGQSNRVDGLARLAHPKLLKRVVGPHWGLNPPMANVLGADEVEAICLPQGQISTLYRTIAAGRPGQLSTVGLGTFVDPRHGGGRINESAQKATQPDEYVEVTTVHGREYLFYKSFPLDVAIIRGTRIDTNGNMSCADDVSILDNLAIAQAVHNCGGIVIAQVKEVVEPGEIPARDVEVPGVLVDYVMVTSDPARYHRQTNASVEVNWDLLTGYASPEELSEALLATELEDTRVRIGERGATLVRDGDIINLGTGLPGDSIGRALAVSGQIARVTLTVESGTYGGVPLGVVDFGCALHPAAIIGHPQQFDFYNGGGVDITFMGVGQVDGLGNINVSAFAGKAIGCGGFMDIVDGAKRICFLMVADSKHPKWVPAVDQLTFNGQGALAKGQEVFLATEHYLVQLTPQGWVVAEVDDNDEARAAASLVITK, from the coding sequence ATGAGTTTTCAACGCATTGAACCCTCCGACGTCGCCAGCTTAATTCCCAACGGCGCAACGGTTGTGGGCAACGGCTTCACAATGATGGGGGTTGCCGACGAGATATACGCCCAGATCGAGAAGTCATTCCTGGAGAAAGGCTCACCGAATGAGCTGACTTTCGTTCACGCGGCGGGGCAGTCGAATCGTGTGGACGGGTTAGCTCGCCTAGCCCACCCCAAGCTCCTCAAACGGGTCGTGGGTCCCCATTGGGGGCTCAACCCTCCGATGGCCAACGTCCTCGGCGCTGACGAGGTCGAGGCGATCTGCCTGCCGCAGGGACAGATTTCCACGCTCTATCGCACGATCGCTGCGGGCCGTCCGGGGCAGTTATCAACCGTTGGCTTGGGAACCTTTGTCGATCCTCGTCACGGGGGCGGACGTATTAACGAGTCTGCTCAGAAGGCCACTCAACCGGATGAATACGTTGAGGTGACAACCGTTCACGGACGAGAGTACCTGTTCTATAAGTCCTTCCCCTTGGATGTTGCGATCATCCGTGGCACCCGGATTGACACGAATGGGAACATGTCGTGCGCGGATGACGTGTCCATCTTGGATAACCTCGCGATCGCGCAAGCGGTCCATAACTGCGGCGGCATCGTTATCGCTCAGGTGAAAGAGGTCGTGGAACCGGGGGAGATTCCCGCCCGTGACGTCGAAGTCCCCGGTGTCCTCGTGGATTACGTGATGGTCACGTCGGATCCGGCCCGGTATCACCGTCAAACGAATGCCTCAGTGGAAGTGAACTGGGACCTACTCACGGGGTACGCATCACCGGAGGAACTCAGCGAGGCTCTGCTTGCCACGGAGCTTGAGGACACACGAGTGCGTATCGGTGAGCGTGGTGCCACTCTGGTTCGTGATGGCGACATCATCAACTTGGGCACGGGCCTGCCAGGGGATTCGATTGGTCGCGCGCTCGCAGTCAGCGGACAGATCGCGCGCGTGACATTGACAGTGGAGTCAGGCACCTATGGCGGTGTGCCGTTGGGTGTCGTGGATTTTGGGTGCGCGTTGCATCCTGCGGCCATCATTGGCCACCCTCAGCAGTTTGATTTCTACAACGGTGGCGGCGTGGATATCACATTCATGGGTGTCGGCCAGGTTGATGGTTTGGGCAACATCAACGTTTCAGCGTTCGCCGGTAAAGCAATTGGCTGCGGCGGATTCATGGACATTGTTGACGGAGCAAAACGGATTTGTTTCCTCATGGTCGCTGATTCAAAGCATCCAAAGTGGGTTCCTGCGGTCGATCAGTTGACCTTCAACGGACAAGGTGCGTTGGCCAAGGGCCAAGAAGTGTTCCTGGCAACAGAACACTATTTGGTGCAGTTGACCCCCCAAGGGTGGGTGGTCGCAGAAGTGGATGACAACGATGAAGCGCGCGCAGCGGCCAGTCTTGTCATCACCAAGTGA
- a CDS encoding glucose 1-dehydrogenase, protein MSSSQLKDRVAIVTGASQGIGRGIALTLAERGATVVVVDINGEAAQETAAQCAGKSVGVALDVSSRQSVDEAVADVISTFGKVDILVNNAGINRDGMLHKMTDDMWDSVIAVDLSAVFYFCRAVGTHMRERGYGRICNVASASWMGNIGQTNYAAAKGGVVSLTRSISKELAFRGVTANAICPGFIETAMTSALKDVPSRAGFDNLYEEQVAKVPLRRAGTPQDVANLVAFLVSDDAAYLTGEVINIGGGYKL, encoded by the coding sequence GTGTCAAGTAGTCAACTAAAGGATCGGGTCGCAATTGTCACGGGCGCATCCCAGGGGATCGGTCGCGGAATCGCGCTCACACTAGCTGAGCGTGGGGCAACCGTTGTCGTCGTCGACATTAACGGCGAGGCCGCGCAGGAAACCGCCGCCCAATGCGCAGGAAAGTCCGTGGGAGTCGCCTTAGACGTGTCCAGCAGACAGTCCGTTGACGAGGCCGTCGCCGACGTAATCTCAACGTTCGGCAAGGTAGACATCCTGGTCAATAACGCGGGCATTAACCGTGATGGGATGCTCCACAAGATGACGGACGACATGTGGGACTCCGTCATCGCAGTGGACCTGTCGGCGGTGTTTTATTTCTGCCGCGCCGTGGGCACGCACATGCGCGAACGCGGATACGGGCGGATCTGCAACGTCGCCTCGGCCTCGTGGATGGGCAACATCGGACAAACAAATTACGCGGCCGCAAAAGGCGGCGTGGTGTCGTTGACACGCTCCATCTCGAAGGAGTTGGCGTTCAGAGGTGTCACGGCGAACGCCATTTGCCCCGGCTTCATTGAGACCGCCATGACCAGCGCACTCAAGGATGTTCCTTCACGCGCAGGTTTTGACAACCTATATGAAGAGCAGGTCGCGAAAGTGCCGCTGCGTCGCGCTGGCACCCCTCAAGACGTGGCGAACCTGGTGGCGTTCCTGGTGTCGGACGATGCGGCGTACCTGACCGGTGAAGTCATCAACATTGGCGGTGGCTACAAGCTATGA
- a CDS encoding LacI family DNA-binding transcriptional regulator — MPQLTVELEASVLQGSEPPVNDHQQESAPQEATAAEVARIVGVSRASVSYALNGKPGVSAPVRARILHVAQELGIPIPTQATTETTTTPLIGVVLADLRNPYYHELGVVISREARSHGFDSYLAHTGDEPAELLTTVRAMANHNVDGIILTATQDGDATVVQELHQSGLPYVQVSRKIPTVRAPFVGIDNRSAARDMVLHLVDHGYRDIALVMGPRRSSASNERYSGYLDGLVENGIFVPRHWIVRTTLGTDGGLRAAEYLLTCGASLPEVVVCGSDAIAFGVIQYFADHGIRVPRDVAITGFDGLNLVGSVSTQLTTVVQPLEEMAQKAVEYVADLLNNKRSPVRDVICHYHLRIGTSCRCTPGKEKLSVK; from the coding sequence ATGCCACAGCTCACAGTCGAGTTGGAGGCGTCGGTATTACAAGGAAGTGAACCGCCAGTGAACGATCACCAGCAGGAGTCTGCCCCTCAGGAGGCAACTGCCGCGGAAGTCGCCCGAATCGTCGGAGTCTCCCGCGCGTCGGTGTCGTACGCACTCAATGGGAAACCCGGTGTGTCCGCGCCAGTGCGTGCGCGGATCCTTCACGTTGCCCAAGAACTCGGAATACCCATTCCCACGCAGGCAACAACGGAGACCACCACAACCCCGTTGATCGGTGTTGTTCTGGCGGACTTACGCAACCCGTACTACCACGAGCTTGGGGTCGTCATCTCGCGTGAAGCACGATCGCACGGCTTCGACTCCTACCTCGCTCACACGGGTGACGAACCCGCGGAATTGCTCACAACGGTCCGCGCAATGGCGAACCACAACGTTGACGGCATCATTTTGACGGCCACGCAAGACGGTGACGCCACGGTTGTTCAAGAGCTTCACCAGTCGGGTCTTCCCTATGTTCAAGTGTCCCGCAAAATCCCTACGGTACGTGCACCTTTCGTCGGCATCGACAATCGTTCGGCTGCCCGTGACATGGTGCTTCACTTGGTGGACCACGGGTATCGAGACATTGCGCTGGTCATGGGGCCTCGCCGCTCCTCAGCGTCGAATGAGCGTTACTCGGGGTATTTAGACGGTTTGGTGGAGAACGGGATTTTCGTGCCTCGCCACTGGATTGTTCGCACAACCTTGGGGACCGACGGCGGGCTGCGAGCCGCAGAGTACCTCCTGACGTGTGGGGCGTCGCTTCCCGAAGTTGTCGTATGCGGGTCGGACGCGATTGCGTTCGGAGTCATTCAGTATTTCGCTGATCACGGCATCCGTGTGCCCCGCGATGTCGCGATCACGGGGTTTGACGGACTGAACCTGGTGGGGTCGGTGTCAACACAGTTAACAACGGTGGTGCAGCCGCTAGAGGAAATGGCTCAAAAGGCCGTGGAGTATGTGGCGGATCTTCTCAATAACAAGCGTTCGCCGGTACGTGACGTCATTTGTCATTACCACCTTCGCATCGGGACATCGTGCCGATGCACACCTGGAAAGGAAAAACTCAGTGTCAAGTAG
- the recO gene encoding DNA repair protein RecO — MRTYRDEAVVLRTHKLGEADRIVWLLTSDHGQVRAVAKGVRRTSSKFGARLEPFSVIDVQLHKGRSLDTVTQVETITSHGDAIAADYDLFSAASVIVETAERVTADQDDATHSQYLLLVGALFALAHRRHDPRLVLNSYMLRALAIAGWAPSCFDCAVCGARGPHGSFSIPEGGAVCDTCRPVGAASPSPDAMKLLGDLLSGDWQSADSAQRYAYGEVHALVSSYAQWHLERRLKSLRVFERSH, encoded by the coding sequence ATGAGGACCTACCGAGACGAAGCGGTCGTGCTGCGCACCCACAAGCTGGGTGAAGCTGACCGAATCGTCTGGTTATTAACGTCGGATCACGGGCAGGTGCGGGCCGTGGCGAAGGGCGTGCGGCGTACCTCCTCCAAGTTTGGGGCACGGCTCGAACCATTCAGCGTGATCGACGTTCAACTCCACAAGGGACGCAGCCTCGACACCGTGACACAGGTCGAAACAATCACCTCTCACGGCGATGCCATTGCCGCAGACTACGACCTTTTTTCCGCCGCCTCGGTCATCGTTGAAACCGCCGAACGCGTGACAGCGGACCAGGATGACGCCACACACTCACAGTACCTCCTGCTCGTCGGAGCGCTCTTTGCGTTAGCGCATCGGCGTCACGACCCGCGACTGGTCCTCAACTCCTACATGCTTCGTGCGCTTGCCATCGCCGGATGGGCACCCTCATGCTTTGACTGCGCAGTCTGTGGTGCACGAGGTCCCCACGGAAGTTTTTCAATTCCCGAGGGCGGCGCGGTCTGCGACACCTGTCGCCCCGTTGGTGCGGCATCGCCCTCACCGGATGCAATGAAACTGCTCGGTGACCTCCTGTCGGGTGATTGGCAAAGCGCCGATAGCGCCCAGCGCTATGCCTACGGTGAAGTTCACGCGCTCGTGTCCTCCTACGCTCAGTGGCATCTTGAACGTCGGCTCAAATCCCTTCGTGTCTTTGAGAGGAGCCACTAG
- a CDS encoding isoprenyl transferase, with the protein MERAPEDPWAPVLGPGQWHREAPIFGVGEVPAHVALVMDGNGRWANERSLPRTEGHRAGEYALMDTIAGAIDAGVRYLSVYTFSTENWKRSPAEVRFIMSYATDVLRRRTGQLKDWGVHVRWSGRRPKLWKSVIHALERAEDETHDNTTLDLVMCVNYGGRAEIADAARTLAQDVTDGKMSPRGITEKSFARALYLPDVPDVDLMIRTSGEQRISNYLLWQLAYAELMFTPTPWPAFDREQLWDCLLEYAGRDRRFGGARDRVDESGDAIH; encoded by the coding sequence ATGGAACGCGCCCCCGAGGACCCGTGGGCGCCGGTGCTTGGACCGGGACAATGGCATCGCGAGGCACCGATTTTTGGTGTCGGGGAAGTGCCTGCGCACGTCGCGCTGGTCATGGACGGCAACGGCAGGTGGGCGAACGAACGGTCACTGCCGCGCACCGAGGGACACCGGGCGGGTGAATACGCACTCATGGACACCATCGCCGGAGCCATCGACGCGGGCGTGCGCTACCTGTCGGTGTACACGTTCTCCACGGAAAACTGGAAGAGATCACCCGCTGAAGTGCGTTTCATCATGAGTTATGCAACCGATGTTCTGCGCCGGCGCACCGGGCAACTCAAGGACTGGGGTGTCCACGTTCGTTGGAGTGGTCGGCGACCTAAGCTGTGGAAATCCGTGATCCATGCCCTCGAAAGGGCCGAGGACGAAACGCATGACAACACGACGCTTGATCTGGTGATGTGTGTGAATTACGGGGGGCGTGCGGAGATTGCCGATGCCGCCCGGACCTTGGCGCAGGACGTTACCGATGGGAAAATGTCGCCCCGTGGCATCACGGAGAAATCCTTTGCTCGTGCGCTTTACCTGCCTGATGTGCCCGATGTTGACCTGATGATCCGAACATCGGGGGAGCAGCGGATCTCGAATTACCTTCTGTGGCAACTTGCCTATGCGGAACTCATGTTTACGCCCACGCCGTGGCCCGCGTTTGACCGTGAACAGCTGTGGGATTGCCTCCTGGAGTACGCCGGACGTGACCGACGCTTCGGGGGTGCGCGTGACCGCGTGGACGAGTCCGGGGATGCGATTCACTGA
- a CDS encoding Fur family transcriptional regulator: MTKQRLAVWEQLGRIDDFRSAQQIYDDLIRSGHKVGLATVYRNIQALVDAHQVDVLRTDEGEALFRRCRTADHHHHLVCRICGHTEEISQSEIETWVDDVARSHGFTQVSHSMELFGVCGNCQKMQN, encoded by the coding sequence ATGACGAAGCAACGCCTCGCCGTGTGGGAACAGCTCGGGCGCATCGATGACTTCCGTAGTGCGCAGCAGATCTACGACGATCTCATCCGCTCGGGTCACAAAGTCGGTTTGGCCACGGTCTACCGCAATATCCAGGCCTTGGTCGACGCTCACCAGGTCGATGTTCTCCGCACTGACGAGGGCGAAGCTCTTTTCCGTCGATGCAGGACCGCAGACCACCATCATCACCTCGTGTGCCGCATATGCGGTCACACCGAGGAGATCAGCCAGTCAGAAATTGAAACCTGGGTCGACGACGTCGCTCGATCACACGGATTCACACAGGTGTCGCATTCGATGGAACTTTTTGGCGTGTGCGGCAACTGCCAGAAGATGCAGAACTAA
- a CDS encoding metal ABC transporter permease: MSDIIAALGQMLTSPMMQRSLLAAVLVGATAPVIGTYLVHRRLAMLGDGIGHVSLTGVALGWLLGTAVNASPADQWAIPGAIVVSLLGAVTIELVRQSGRTSADVALAMLFYGGIAGGVLLIGIAGGTSAQLNSYLFGSISTVEWSDLWLIVALAALIIIVGIGLTPALFSVTNDEEFARSTGLPVRSLSMLLAVLSALTVAIAMRVVGSLLVSALMIVPVAIAQLGSRSFRATMTWAMGIGTIVCTLGLSLTYFVDLSPGAAIVVLAIIVYALGFTVRTVIDQTKRSRRLREVSASAVHPERDDTTQETPIQ; the protein is encoded by the coding sequence ATGAGCGACATCATCGCTGCCCTCGGGCAGATGCTCACGTCGCCAATGATGCAGCGCTCCCTCCTGGCCGCGGTGCTCGTCGGCGCCACAGCTCCCGTCATCGGAACGTACCTTGTGCACCGCCGCCTCGCAATGCTCGGCGACGGCATCGGACACGTATCACTCACCGGTGTCGCACTCGGCTGGTTGCTCGGCACCGCGGTGAACGCCTCGCCAGCGGATCAGTGGGCAATCCCCGGAGCAATTGTCGTATCGCTCCTGGGTGCGGTGACGATTGAGCTGGTTCGCCAGTCGGGGCGGACTTCGGCCGACGTCGCCCTCGCCATGCTTTTCTACGGGGGAATCGCGGGCGGTGTGCTTCTCATCGGCATCGCCGGCGGCACCTCCGCGCAACTCAATTCGTATCTTTTTGGCTCAATTTCCACGGTTGAGTGGTCGGATCTCTGGCTCATCGTTGCCCTGGCCGCGCTGATCATCATTGTCGGCATCGGTCTGACTCCGGCACTGTTTTCAGTGACGAACGACGAGGAATTTGCCCGCTCCACGGGACTTCCAGTGCGCAGCCTGTCGATGCTTTTGGCCGTGTTGTCGGCGCTGACCGTAGCGATCGCAATGCGCGTCGTCGGTTCGCTCCTGGTCTCGGCCCTGATGATCGTTCCCGTTGCCATCGCTCAGCTCGGTTCCCGGTCGTTCCGCGCAACCATGACCTGGGCAATGGGGATCGGCACCATCGTGTGCACGCTCGGCCTGTCACTGACATATTTCGTTGATTTGTCACCGGGTGCAGCGATCGTTGTTCTTGCGATAATTGTCTATGCATTGGGTTTCACCGTTCGCACGGTGATCGACCAGACGAAACGTTCCCGCAGACTCCGCGAAGTTTCCGCCTCCGCGGTTCATCCCGAGCGCGATGACACGACTCAGGAGACACCCATTCAATGA
- a CDS encoding metal ABC transporter ATP-binding protein produces MTHTDVICVDNLHVAWDTNLILHGVSLRVPRGSVVALTGSNGSGKSTLLRAILGSAPITRGSVELFGCALTHPRSFPWKRIGYVPQRVATPGGVTSSSIEVVRTGLLGPSRWWPAPKDRQRSLDALQRVGMAHRAKDPMSILSGGQQQRVLIARALVRSPELLIMDEPMAGIDAASRRRLAGIVSDLRAAGTTILVVLHELGELAPSIDRELHIGSGHITYDGPPRLSTEHAHTDDTCHTHSTSTAPIGARASTLVTEIYGGNA; encoded by the coding sequence GTGACACACACTGACGTCATCTGCGTGGACAACCTTCACGTCGCGTGGGACACCAACCTGATCCTCCACGGGGTCAGTCTGCGTGTCCCACGCGGCTCAGTCGTTGCCCTCACGGGCTCTAACGGCTCAGGAAAATCCACTCTGCTGCGCGCAATCCTCGGGTCCGCACCGATCACCCGAGGAAGCGTTGAACTATTCGGCTGCGCTTTAACTCACCCACGCTCGTTTCCGTGGAAACGCATTGGCTATGTTCCTCAGCGCGTGGCCACCCCCGGCGGAGTGACGTCCTCGTCAATCGAGGTTGTTCGCACGGGATTACTCGGACCCTCCCGCTGGTGGCCCGCACCCAAAGATCGCCAACGATCTCTCGATGCCCTCCAGCGCGTCGGGATGGCACATCGGGCAAAGGATCCCATGTCGATCCTGTCGGGGGGACAGCAGCAGAGAGTCCTCATTGCGCGTGCCCTCGTGCGTTCCCCTGAACTCCTCATCATGGACGAACCAATGGCCGGTATTGATGCGGCCTCCCGCAGGCGCTTGGCTGGAATCGTCTCTGATCTGCGTGCCGCTGGAACAACAATCCTCGTTGTTCTCCACGAACTCGGTGAACTCGCGCCCTCCATCGATCGGGAACTCCACATCGGCTCCGGCCATATCACCTACGACGGACCGCCGCGCCTGAGCACCGAGCACGCGCACACCGACGACACGTGCCACACGCATTCAACATCCACCGCTCCCATCGGCGCACGCGCGTCGACGCTGGTCACTGAGATCTACGGAGGGAACGCATGA